In the Topomyia yanbarensis strain Yona2022 chromosome 3, ASM3024719v1, whole genome shotgun sequence genome, one interval contains:
- the LOC131689862 gene encoding uncharacterized protein LOC131689862 — translation MCRNYENNSIMAHGLHSMIKSEIGCSNSKPRMEQQRPGGGAVGNSSGTAGKMGSRRIFPPQFKLQVLDSYRNDSDCKGNQRATARKYGIHRRQIQKWLQVENNLRSAAANSASNGTAVSAMKINLMSNSGNHHPPQFQLHHPHHHIHQQNLNSIELKVPLDSTRHRVAQNATSNNNNNNINGNSKESSVSACIISPVPTHTMPSPFSHPHETSSSSSSASLSVLKPHSRESAATVTATALVSQVLRPNFSPVSGDFPAVATPTHHHSAGYEQQLNLLDTYYHYHYSKYASDCPIDLSLPQPFRGRMDQALSPCSTISSVYSSRPRSPTPAPPVQIKCEVRDPSEDCEAVDLSCRKRKSAASGCDDSADGASPPKSVKLFKPYLLDEKDDEKDSSIYSPVAAESPKDAVGSAGRLDYPIIWNFHAHQQQRYYENLYECSSGPYAYPPSPPYGKQPLTPIPRTAYSTLSPSPPSSGVWAAPQASPVSGYDSSTSISSVYSTDGNDDGYSYSYRLELKQQAIDSYYHDVSCRGDFRAVASKYNINRKYVEKWLAQDEHLATGVVSSSNQPPPLPPQVVVGARISFRNAFYLLNTQVYTINPVIFPRSPSIM, via the exons ATGtgtagaaattacgaaaataattcaataatgGCGCACGGACTACATTCGATGATAAAAAGTGAAATTGGATGCAGCAACAGCAAACCACGGATGGAACAGCAACGGCCCGGAGGAGGAGCGGTTGGAAACAGTTCAGGAACTGCCGGAAAGATGGGTTCCCGAAGGATCTTTCCGCCTCAGTTTAAACTGCAGGTGCTGGACTCGTACAGAAACGACAGTGATTGCAAGGGGAACCAGAGAGCTACGGCACGCAAATACGGTATCCATCGAAGACAGATTCAGAAATGGCTGCAGGTGGAAAATAATCTTCGCTCGGCAGCTGCCAACAGTGCCTCCAATGGAACGGCGGTCAGTGCGATGAAAATCAATCTAATGAGCAATAGTGGCAATCATCATCCGCCACAGTTCCAGCTTCATCATCCACACCATCACATTCACCAACAGAATCTGAATTCCATTGAACTAAAAGTGCCTCTGGATTCAACCAGACACCGCGTCGCTCAAAACGCCACCtccaacaacaataacaacaacatcaacggcaACAGCAAAGAGAGCAGCGTCAGCGCTTGTATAATATCGCCCGTTCCTACTCACACAATGCCGTCGCCGTTCTCACATCCACATGaaacgtcgtcgtcgtcgtcgtcagcaAGTCTATCGGTACTTAAACCACACAGCCGGGAATCGGCGGCAACGGTGACAGCAACGGCACTGGTAAGCCAAGTGTTGCGGCCAAATTTTTCACCTGTCTCGGGCGATTTTCCAGCCGTCGCGACGCCGACCCACCATCATTCGGCGGGCTATGAGCAGCAGCTCAATCTGCTCGACACATACTATCACTATCACTACAGCAAATATGCGAGCGATTGTCCGATTGATCTTTCACTGCCGCAGCCATTCCGCGGCAGGATGGATCAAGCTCTCTCGCCCTGCTCCACCATCTCGTCGGTGTACTCGTCGCGGCCACGATCTCCGACACCTGCACCACCAGTTCAAATCAAGTGTGAAGTGCGTGATCCCAGCGAAGACTGCGAAGCGGTTGATCTGTCCTGCCGAAAGCGCAAGTCCGCTGCGTCGGGGTGTGATGATTCTGCCGACGGTGCCAGTCCTCCCAAGTCGGTTAAACTCTTCAAGCCCTACCTACTGGATGAGAAGGATGACGAAAAGGATTCATCCATTTATTCACCGGTCGCCGCCGAATCACCGAAGGATGCCGTCGGTTCTGCGGGGAGGCTAGATTATCCGATCATTTGGAACTTTCATGCTCACCAGCAGCAGCGTTACTACGAGAACCTGTACGAGTGCAGCAGCGGACCGTACGCCTATCCGCCAAGTCCTCCCTATGGCAAGCAGCCACTTACTCCCATCCCCAGAACCGCCTACAGTACCTTATCCCCGTCCCCACCGAGCAGTGGTGTCTGGGCAGCACCTCAGGCTTCACCCGTTTCCGGCTATGACAGTTCTACCTCGATCTCGTCCGTCTACAGCACCGACGGCAACGACGACGGATACAGTTACAGCTACCGCCTTGAACTGAAGCAGCAAGCCATCGACAGCTACTACCACGATGTGAGCTGTCGCGGTGACTTCCGAGCCGTGGCATCCAAGTACAACATCAACCGGAAGTACGTCGAGAAGTGGCTGGCACAGGACGAACATCTGGCCACCGGTGTCGTCAGCAGCAGCAATCAACCGCCGCCCCTACCGCCTCAGGTAGTGGTCGG AGCCAGGATTTCGTTTCGGAATGCGTTTTATCTTCTAAACACACAAGTATATACGATTAATCCTGTGATTTTTCCACGGTCGCCTTCGATCATGTAA